In Bdellovibrio sp. GT3, one genomic interval encodes:
- the ftsZ gene encoding cell division protein FtsZ, with protein MFELEENINIGANIKVVGVGGGGSNAVSTMIASEMSGVEFIVANTDIQALNSHKASNKIQLGLDLTKGLGAGANPDVGRRAAIESYNEIVEKLEGSDMVFVTAGMGGGTGTGGAPIVAKIARELGALTIGVVTKPFLFEGKKRSKHAETGLQELKDNVDTLIVIPNQKLLTIAAEKTPLLDTFKKADEVLLQAVKGISDLINIRGLINLDFADIRTVMSSKGIAIMGTGSAKGENRAVEAATAAISSPLLENVKIDGATGIIVNITGGSELSLYEVNEATTLITEAAHEDAEIIFGAVIDETMGEEVRVTVIATGFDSHDVKLVNDMAQVNQMQNFLNQQTAQFGMNNMGMGMQMPQMPSMNHMPQMPNMQQFQMPQMPVMPTMPVMPQQAAPVELPPIAAVQSQVMNYTYQQQVEVPVTSGLPQQPVTETVTVPPVAQVTPQVAQQAAQSVAAQVPPQVQPQMMQQVPVQQPVQPTPVEMATPIQPQVEGVSPRDLLLAKARAFKESQDLKNRHANPEQLSMNVDHEQQSLEEARRMAREVLSSPFSSQNLEVPAFIRKKQGFDLKQD; from the coding sequence ATGTTTGAGTTAGAAGAAAATATCAATATCGGTGCAAATATTAAAGTAGTTGGCGTTGGTGGCGGCGGTAGTAACGCAGTTTCCACAATGATCGCTTCTGAAATGAGCGGCGTAGAATTTATCGTGGCCAACACAGATATTCAGGCTTTGAACTCACACAAAGCTTCCAATAAAATTCAATTGGGTCTTGATCTGACTAAAGGTTTGGGCGCTGGCGCAAATCCGGATGTTGGTCGTCGTGCTGCGATCGAGTCTTACAACGAAATCGTGGAAAAATTGGAAGGTTCTGACATGGTATTCGTCACTGCTGGTATGGGCGGTGGTACGGGTACTGGTGGTGCTCCGATCGTGGCGAAAATCGCTCGCGAGTTGGGTGCCCTGACTATCGGTGTGGTAACGAAGCCGTTCCTTTTTGAAGGTAAAAAACGCTCCAAGCATGCAGAGACTGGTCTTCAGGAACTAAAAGACAATGTTGATACATTGATCGTAATTCCCAACCAAAAACTTTTGACGATTGCTGCAGAGAAAACTCCACTTTTGGATACTTTCAAAAAAGCGGATGAAGTTCTTTTGCAAGCAGTTAAAGGTATCTCTGATTTGATCAACATCCGTGGTTTGATCAACCTGGATTTCGCAGATATCCGCACTGTTATGTCTTCCAAAGGTATCGCGATCATGGGTACTGGTTCTGCGAAAGGTGAAAACCGCGCAGTTGAGGCAGCTACAGCGGCGATCTCTTCTCCACTTCTTGAGAATGTTAAAATTGATGGTGCTACAGGTATCATCGTTAACATCACTGGTGGTTCTGAGCTTTCATTGTACGAAGTGAACGAAGCAACTACATTGATCACTGAAGCGGCTCATGAAGATGCAGAAATCATCTTCGGTGCGGTTATCGATGAAACTATGGGTGAAGAAGTTCGCGTGACTGTTATCGCTACTGGTTTCGACTCTCACGATGTGAAACTTGTGAACGATATGGCTCAAGTGAACCAAATGCAAAACTTCCTAAATCAGCAAACTGCTCAATTTGGAATGAACAACATGGGTATGGGCATGCAAATGCCGCAAATGCCAAGCATGAACCACATGCCGCAAATGCCAAACATGCAACAGTTTCAAATGCCGCAAATGCCAGTAATGCCAACTATGCCGGTTATGCCTCAGCAGGCAGCTCCGGTTGAACTTCCGCCTATCGCGGCAGTGCAGTCCCAAGTGATGAACTACACTTACCAGCAGCAAGTGGAAGTTCCGGTCACTTCGGGGTTACCCCAGCAACCCGTCACTGAGACTGTAACAGTTCCGCCGGTTGCTCAAGTTACTCCGCAAGTTGCTCAACAAGCAGCTCAATCTGTGGCAGCACAAGTGCCTCCACAAGTTCAGCCGCAAATGATGCAGCAAGTTCCGGTTCAGCAACCGGTTCAACCAACTCCAGTCGAAATGGCGACACCAATCCAACCACAAGTTGAAGGTGTTTCCCCTCGTGATTTGTTGTTGGCTAAGGCTCGTGCTTTCAAAGAAAGCCAGGACCTTAAGAACCGTCATGCAAACCCAGAGCAATTGTCCATGAACGTGGACCATGAACAACAATCTTTGGAAGAAGCTCGTCGTATGGCACGTGAAGTGTTGAGTTCTCCATTCTCCTCTCAAAACCTGGAAGTACCTGCTTTTATCCGCAAGAAACAAGGTTTTGATTTGAAACAAGACTAA
- a CDS encoding UDP-2,3-diacylglucosamine diphosphatase, whose protein sequence is MEAWFISDIHLKSAEERNGQILLRFLRSLLKENPSQVHLFMLGDIFDLWIGSSEFFARKFQPLMDALKDLRNAGARITYIEGNHDVHVEGYFTKKLGVEVFVEAQYYQIDGLNVRVEHGDLINLNDIKYLKYRSIIRNPWVKPLKDFFPGSFWNYIGNRASKKSRERSGNYRERNEQELVSMIRGHVARAYDEAPFDVIISGHMHVFDDSVVQTHGREVRSVNLGSWFEDQVKVFRIKDGNCSWVTIS, encoded by the coding sequence GTGGAAGCCTGGTTTATATCCGACATTCACTTAAAATCCGCAGAAGAGCGCAACGGGCAAATCCTGTTGCGCTTTTTGCGTTCTTTGCTGAAGGAGAATCCTTCGCAAGTTCACCTTTTTATGTTGGGTGATATTTTCGATCTTTGGATCGGCAGTTCTGAGTTCTTTGCCAGAAAGTTCCAGCCTTTGATGGATGCTTTGAAAGACCTGAGAAATGCGGGTGCTCGTATCACGTACATCGAGGGTAATCACGATGTGCACGTTGAGGGTTACTTTACCAAAAAACTGGGCGTCGAGGTTTTTGTCGAAGCACAGTACTATCAGATAGATGGCCTTAATGTGCGTGTGGAGCACGGTGATCTGATCAATCTTAACGACATCAAGTATCTTAAATACCGTTCGATCATTCGAAATCCCTGGGTCAAACCACTGAAGGATTTTTTTCCGGGAAGCTTTTGGAATTACATTGGCAATCGCGCCAGCAAGAAAAGTCGTGAGCGCAGTGGCAACTATCGCGAGCGTAATGAACAAGAGCTTGTGTCCATGATTCGCGGACATGTCGCACGCGCCTATGATGAAGCGCCCTTTGATGTGATTATTTCCGGTCATATGCATGTCTTTGATGATTCCGTGGTGCAAACTCATGGACGCGAAGTACGTTCTGTAAATCTGGGGTCCTGGTTTGAAGACCAAGTAAAAGTGTTTCGCATCAAAGATGGAAATTGCAGTTGGGTGACGATTTCCTAG
- a CDS encoding metallophosphoesterase, translated as MNFGKAGSVLGILVIAACAHKPMDRVEGLTYVGLADGNTSFVRTIAPQNGKCPEVKISKGAAEETTLQMTANKFESATVCEATLPEGTASVSVAGKQIQIPKAPKRIVVFGDTGCRLKGDYFQECNDPNQWPFKRIAKAIELEKADLIVHVGDYHYRESCKDPVKCAPYKDTLGYGYRPWEADFLHPAAPLLQTTPFLFVRGNHEDCQRAHEGFSRLLTPLGENSCPKFQDTRYTNFGNILVVNFDNATLSDQGLDPKGTEMNQWREHYRKMVAQIKSRPESEVWIVLHRPIWGLSPNWNGPAAVLPVNLNMQLLVKEMPLPKKVKFVFAGHIHNTQVSSGKRPVHVVVGEGGTALDYYDEATRKLIPAGFTVLPSTHGYMVLEQNSDGKWVGVVKDDQGKASFKCSLEQANAPCAVP; from the coding sequence ATGAATTTTGGAAAAGCTGGATCGGTCTTGGGGATTCTTGTTATCGCGGCTTGTGCTCACAAGCCCATGGACCGAGTGGAAGGGTTGACCTATGTGGGTTTGGCAGATGGAAACACTTCCTTTGTCAGAACCATTGCTCCGCAAAATGGGAAATGCCCTGAGGTAAAAATCAGTAAAGGTGCTGCAGAGGAAACCACTTTGCAGATGACGGCGAATAAGTTTGAATCCGCGACGGTGTGCGAGGCGACCTTGCCCGAAGGGACTGCTTCAGTTTCCGTCGCCGGAAAACAGATTCAAATCCCTAAAGCACCCAAGCGCATTGTGGTATTTGGGGATACGGGTTGCCGTTTGAAGGGTGATTACTTCCAGGAATGCAACGACCCAAATCAATGGCCATTCAAAAGAATTGCGAAAGCTATTGAACTGGAAAAAGCCGATTTGATTGTTCACGTGGGTGACTATCACTATCGTGAATCCTGCAAAGATCCAGTGAAGTGTGCTCCCTACAAAGATACATTGGGTTATGGATATCGTCCTTGGGAGGCGGATTTCCTGCATCCGGCGGCACCACTTTTACAGACAACACCGTTCTTGTTTGTGCGTGGAAATCACGAAGATTGTCAGCGCGCCCATGAAGGTTTCAGTCGTTTGTTGACTCCGCTTGGAGAGAACTCATGCCCGAAATTTCAAGACACTCGTTACACGAATTTCGGAAACATTCTGGTGGTAAATTTTGATAATGCCACTTTGTCTGATCAGGGATTGGATCCCAAAGGTACGGAGATGAACCAATGGCGTGAACACTATCGTAAGATGGTGGCGCAAATCAAATCCCGCCCTGAATCTGAAGTGTGGATTGTTTTGCACAGACCAATTTGGGGGCTTTCTCCGAACTGGAATGGTCCTGCAGCGGTTTTACCGGTGAATCTGAACATGCAGCTTTTGGTAAAAGAAATGCCATTGCCGAAAAAAGTTAAGTTTGTTTTCGCGGGTCACATTCACAACACACAAGTTTCCTCGGGGAAACGACCGGTTCATGTGGTGGTGGGTGAAGGCGGTACAGCTTTGGACTACTATGATGAGGCGACTCGCAAATTGATTCCCGCTGGCTTCACAGTGCTGCCTTCCACTCATGGTTACATGGTGTTGGAACAAAACTCTGATGGCAAATGGGTCGGCGTGGTTAAAGACGATCAAGGCAAAGCAAGTTTCAAATGTTCCTTGGAGCAAGCAAATGCTCCGTGCGCGGTTCCTTAA
- a CDS encoding NUDIX hydrolase produces MKHLEEETLSSKQVFKGRFLKVEQDEVRAPDGKIYHREYITHPGAAMMIPILPNGNLIMIHQYRHAVKRVMLEFPAGKRDGGEDSLLTAKRELLEETGYSAKEWKFLTPIHPVIGYSDEQIDLYLAKDLSKTEQQLDHGEFLEVVEIAPQELMSLVQQGKVTDVKTQIGAFWLDKILRGEWN; encoded by the coding sequence ATGAAGCATCTTGAAGAAGAAACACTGTCATCCAAGCAAGTATTCAAAGGTCGATTTCTTAAAGTCGAGCAGGACGAAGTTCGTGCGCCAGACGGCAAGATCTATCACCGCGAATACATCACACATCCGGGTGCTGCGATGATGATTCCTATTTTACCCAACGGCAACCTGATCATGATTCACCAGTATCGTCATGCCGTAAAACGGGTGATGCTGGAGTTTCCTGCGGGCAAACGGGACGGTGGCGAGGACAGTCTGCTGACGGCAAAGCGCGAATTGCTTGAAGAGACAGGATACTCGGCAAAAGAGTGGAAGTTTTTGACCCCGATTCACCCGGTGATTGGGTATTCCGATGAGCAGATCGATCTCTATTTGGCAAAAGATCTTAGCAAGACCGAGCAACAACTGGATCATGGTGAATTCCTTGAGGTAGTTGAGATTGCTCCTCAAGAACTTATGTCTCTTGTTCAACAGGGTAAAGTAACCGATGTGAAAACCCAGATCGGTGCCTTTTGGCTTGATAAAATTCTCCGCGGGGAGTGGAATTAA